A region of Thermococcus argininiproducens DNA encodes the following proteins:
- a CDS encoding bifunctional hydroxymethylpyrimidine kinase/phosphomethylpyrimidine kinase has protein sequence MIRKALTIAGSDSGGGAGIEADLKTFSAFGVHGLVAITSVTAQNTQEVRAIYDISPEVVVKQIEAVVEDIGVDAAKTGMLSNSEIIKAVAKTVKKYNFPLVVDPVMIAKSGAPLLREDAMETLITEIIPHATLVTPNRPEAEKLSGFQIKNVDDAKRAAKTIVEELGARAAIVKGGHLGLSEAVDILYVNGEFREYRAPFVEGCTHGTGCSFSAAITANLAKGKSLEEAVETAKKFITMGIYYGARIGHGHCPVNQNAWIEIPAEKWRVYDTLNRALKELVSIEDLHKYVPEVGMNFVYALPKLYARGREDVAGVKGRIVKFGNTIKPVGWIEFGASDHLARAILTFMEVFPEVRSVLNIKYNEELISKAQKLGFKVSLYNRTEEPEEIKAKEGGTIPWGVRTAIERLRDKPDLIYHLGDWGKEAMILIFGETPKAVIEKLNKLLE, from the coding sequence GTGATTAGAAAGGCCTTAACTATAGCAGGAAGTGATAGTGGAGGAGGGGCAGGAATAGAGGCAGATCTAAAAACTTTCTCTGCCTTTGGAGTTCATGGACTTGTAGCAATAACCTCTGTAACCGCTCAAAACACACAAGAAGTTAGAGCAATTTATGACATCTCACCAGAAGTTGTGGTAAAACAAATTGAAGCTGTTGTAGAGGATATAGGTGTTGATGCTGCAAAAACTGGAATGCTGAGCAATTCAGAGATTATAAAAGCTGTGGCAAAGACCGTGAAAAAATACAACTTTCCTCTAGTGGTCGATCCTGTGATGATAGCAAAAAGTGGAGCTCCCCTTCTAAGAGAAGATGCCATGGAAACCCTAATTACAGAAATAATTCCTCACGCTACACTTGTCACCCCCAATAGGCCGGAAGCCGAAAAATTGAGCGGATTTCAAATAAAAAATGTTGACGATGCCAAAAGAGCTGCAAAGACAATTGTAGAAGAACTTGGGGCCAGAGCAGCAATTGTAAAAGGTGGTCATTTAGGATTAAGCGAAGCAGTGGATATTTTATATGTCAACGGAGAGTTTAGAGAATACCGTGCGCCTTTTGTTGAAGGCTGCACCCATGGTACAGGATGCTCATTTTCTGCAGCAATTACTGCAAATCTTGCAAAAGGAAAGTCCCTAGAAGAGGCTGTGGAAACGGCAAAGAAGTTTATAACCATGGGCATTTATTATGGTGCGAGAATTGGCCACGGGCACTGTCCCGTGAACCAAAATGCATGGATTGAAATCCCAGCTGAGAAATGGAGAGTGTACGATACATTGAATAGAGCTCTCAAAGAGCTTGTATCAATAGAAGACCTTCACAAATATGTACCTGAAGTAGGAATGAACTTTGTTTACGCGCTCCCAAAGCTTTATGCAAGGGGCCGAGAAGACGTTGCTGGAGTTAAAGGGAGAATCGTAAAGTTTGGAAATACTATAAAGCCCGTAGGTTGGATAGAATTTGGTGCTTCTGATCACCTTGCGAGAGCAATATTGACCTTTATGGAGGTTTTCCCCGAAGTTAGGAGTGTTCTCAACATAAAGTACAATGAAGAGCTAATTTCTAAGGCACAGAAACTCGGCTTTAAAGTATCCCTCTACAACAGAACAGAGGAACCTGAGGAAATAAAAGCAAAAGAAGGCGGGACTATTCCATGGGGTGTAAGAACAGCAATCGAGAGATTAAGAGACAAGCCTGATTTAATATATCACCTTGGAGACTGGGGTAAAGAAGCAATGATTCTAATATTTGGAGAAACTCCCAAAGCGGTGATAGAGAAACTTAATAAGCTCCTCGAATAA
- the thiW gene encoding energy coupling factor transporter S component ThiW: protein MKPETKTQKLAYVGIFTALGVVLGTISFQVGPTKVAPFQHFINVITGIMLGPWWASLTALFIGLLRMSFGVGTIFSIPGGIPGAFTVGVVYKVMRKDWAAFSEPLATIFIGGTLSALLFGPLINVHKGVTWFWLAFAPSTLVGTTLGFLTLKALRRMEVIE from the coding sequence ATGAAACCCGAAACTAAAACACAAAAACTTGCTTATGTTGGAATTTTCACGGCTTTAGGAGTTGTTCTGGGAACAATTTCCTTCCAAGTTGGGCCAACGAAAGTGGCCCCCTTTCAACATTTTATAAACGTAATAACCGGTATCATGCTCGGCCCATGGTGGGCTTCCCTAACAGCCCTCTTTATAGGACTCCTTAGAATGTCTTTTGGAGTTGGCACAATATTTTCAATACCCGGCGGAATCCCAGGAGCTTTTACAGTGGGAGTAGTTTATAAAGTCATGAGAAAAGACTGGGCTGCCTTTAGTGAACCTCTGGCTACGATTTTTATAGGAGGAACGTTAAGTGCCCTATTATTTGGCCCCCTCATAAATGTCCACAAAGGAGTTACATGGTTCTGGCTCGCTTTTGCCCCAAGCACCTTAGTTGGAACAACTTTGGGGTTCTTAACTCTTAAAGCTTTGAGAAGGATGGAGGTGATAGAGTGA
- the thiE gene encoding thiamine phosphate synthase, producing MNFRKKLKLYVITDRRLKDEIKSTKQALEGGATSIQLRIKNAPTKEMIEIGKEIRKLTSEYDALYFVDDRLDIALATNADGVQLGPEDMPIPTAKEIAPNLIIGASVYSLEEALKAEKEGADYLGAGAVFPTPTKLDVRVIGIDGLKKILESIKIPVVAIGGINHENVKEVLKTGVDGVAIISAIIGAENVRKATEDMRKIIEEVIK from the coding sequence TTGAACTTTAGAAAAAAGCTCAAACTATATGTAATAACTGATAGAAGGCTGAAAGATGAGATAAAAAGTACCAAGCAGGCTCTGGAAGGAGGGGCAACTTCGATTCAACTTCGCATAAAAAATGCACCCACAAAAGAGATGATCGAAATTGGAAAAGAAATAAGAAAACTAACAAGTGAATATGATGCCCTTTATTTCGTGGATGATCGTTTAGACATTGCCTTAGCAACAAACGCTGATGGAGTTCAACTTGGTCCTGAAGATATGCCAATTCCCACTGCTAAAGAAATTGCCCCAAATTTAATCATTGGAGCCTCTGTATACAGTCTGGAAGAAGCTTTAAAGGCTGAAAAAGAAGGGGCAGATTACCTGGGAGCTGGAGCTGTTTTTCCCACCCCTACAAAACTCGATGTTAGAGTTATCGGAATTGATGGACTTAAGAAAATACTTGAATCAATAAAAATTCCAGTCGTTGCAATTGGTGGAATAAATCATGAGAACGTCAAAGAAGTGCTAAAAACCGGTGTTGATGGAGTTGCAATAATTTCAGCAATAATTGGAGCAGAAAATGTAAGAAAAGCCACAGAAGATATGAGAAAAATCATAGAAGAGGTGATTAAATGA
- the thiM gene encoding hydroxyethylthiazole kinase: MRWIIEALEKVREKRPLVHNITNYVVMNTTANALLAIGASPVMAHAIEELEEMVALANTLVINIGTLDEHKIYSMMKAVKTAKDLKKPVILDPVGAGATKLRTKTSLRILEAGEISVIRGNFGEIAALLGEHGKTRGVDSAVYDEQVAKKLARDASKEFNTVVAVTGPVDYVSDGEKVYAIENGTPLLGRVTGTGCMATAIIGAFLAVEDPLKATIAGLISFEIAAEKAFEDSPYPGTFHTKLYDWLYRIDGDLIMKRAKVKEVEL; encoded by the coding sequence AGATGGATTATTGAAGCGTTAGAAAAAGTTAGGGAAAAGAGACCTTTGGTGCATAATATAACCAACTATGTGGTTATGAATACCACGGCAAATGCTCTCCTTGCTATAGGAGCTTCTCCAGTTATGGCCCATGCAATAGAAGAACTTGAAGAGATGGTTGCCTTGGCCAATACACTAGTAATAAACATCGGGACCTTAGACGAGCACAAAATATACTCCATGATGAAGGCCGTTAAGACTGCAAAAGATCTCAAAAAGCCTGTTATTCTAGATCCAGTAGGTGCCGGGGCCACAAAACTTAGGACAAAGACATCTCTAAGAATTCTAGAGGCAGGAGAGATAAGCGTTATCCGAGGGAACTTTGGAGAGATTGCAGCTCTCCTCGGTGAACATGGAAAAACAAGAGGAGTAGATTCCGCAGTATATGATGAACAAGTTGCCAAAAAGCTCGCAAGGGATGCCTCAAAAGAATTCAACACAGTAGTTGCTGTTACAGGCCCTGTAGATTATGTAAGTGATGGAGAGAAAGTTTATGCTATAGAAAATGGGACTCCTTTGCTTGGAAGGGTAACTGGAACCGGTTGTATGGCAACAGCAATAATCGGTGCATTTTTAGCCGTTGAAGATCCTCTAAAAGCCACCATCGCAGGATTGATTTCTTTTGAAATTGCTGCTGAAAAAGCCTTTGAAGACTCCCCATACCCCGGGACATTCCACACAAAGTTATACGACTGGCTTTACAGAATTGATGGAGATCTCATAATGAAGAGAGCGAAGGTGAAAGAAGTTGAACTTTAG